One uncultured Hyphomonas sp. genomic region harbors:
- a CDS encoding aa3-type cytochrome c oxidase subunit IV: protein MAASEYHHGEMDIHDQQATWDGFIKGTTWGSLILALMLGHAVMTIALGLHWAVSLGLMALVGIGSGIVLNLGGRWYATLVILLLTGLFVQFMIWLFGVFI, encoded by the coding sequence ATGGCTGCCAGCGAATACCACCACGGCGAAATGGACATCCACGACCAGCAAGCCACCTGGGACGGATTCATCAAGGGAACCACTTGGGGCAGCCTGATTCTGGCGCTGATGCTCGGACATGCCGTCATGACGATCGCCCTCGGCCTTCACTGGGCGGTTTCCCTTGGACTGATGGCCCTTGTGGGCATCGGGTCCGGCATTGTGCTGAACCTCGGCGGCCGCTGGTATGCCACGCTGGTGATCCTGCTGCTCACCGGCCTGTTCGTTCAGTTCATGATCTGGCTGTTCGGCGTCTTTATCTGA
- a CDS encoding peptidylprolyl isomerase, protein MTVLNLKALRVSPRILFAGLAILTAAACSPPPEEEVPVRVEGATAATVNGEKIYVSDVELEAVARGLVPAGTKVKRGDPEYDTVLNQLIEQKLMSQEAIRRGLDKDPAGRRRLEMAEERILGNLLVENLVAEDVTEDQIEAMYQKQVALQQDDDEVRIAHILVATKEEAQALFDRIQAGESFESLVSANSLDTATRMEQGDLGYVSPNDEPAPFPLVIANTGEGEVAPPFESADGWHILKVKDRRSRAPKTREEMRPDILTFLTLEQVAKIVRRLKAEAQIQQGEPGLDGDSATPYRLPDTETGSEDSPAPEGTEL, encoded by the coding sequence ATGACTGTGTTGAATCTGAAGGCTTTGCGGGTCAGCCCGCGTATCCTGTTTGCTGGACTTGCGATCCTGACGGCGGCCGCCTGCAGCCCGCCACCGGAGGAGGAAGTGCCTGTGCGCGTTGAAGGCGCAACAGCGGCGACGGTCAATGGCGAGAAAATCTATGTCAGCGATGTCGAGCTGGAAGCGGTGGCCCGGGGCCTCGTTCCGGCCGGGACGAAGGTCAAACGGGGCGATCCGGAATATGACACCGTCCTCAACCAGCTGATCGAACAGAAGCTGATGTCCCAGGAGGCGATTCGGCGCGGGCTCGACAAGGATCCGGCTGGCCGGCGGCGTCTCGAGATGGCCGAGGAGCGCATTCTCGGGAACCTGCTGGTCGAAAACCTCGTCGCTGAAGATGTGACAGAGGATCAGATCGAGGCGATGTACCAGAAACAGGTCGCCTTGCAGCAGGATGATGACGAGGTCCGCATCGCGCACATCCTGGTTGCCACGAAGGAAGAGGCGCAGGCCCTGTTCGACCGGATCCAGGCCGGCGAAAGCTTTGAGAGCCTGGTCAGCGCCAACTCTCTCGATACGGCTACCCGCATGGAGCAGGGGGACCTTGGCTATGTCTCCCCGAATGACGAACCGGCGCCTTTCCCTCTGGTGATCGCGAATACGGGGGAGGGTGAGGTCGCACCACCCTTTGAATCCGCCGATGGCTGGCACATCCTGAAAGTGAAGGACCGGCGGTCGCGCGCCCCGAAAACGCGGGAAGAAATGCGGCCGGACATTCTCACTTTCCTGACGCTTGAACAGGTCGCCAAAATCGTCCGGCGCCTCAAGGCAGAGGCGCAGATCCAGCAGGGTGAGCCGGGGCTCGACGGTGACAGCGCAACGCCTTACAGGCTTCCCGACACCGAAACCGGATCCGAAGACAGCCCGGCCCCTGAAGGAACAGAACTTTGA
- the grxC gene encoding glutaredoxin 3, producing MAKVTIYTRAFCPYCSRAVSLLREKQVEFEEIDAGMSPDKKAEMIQRANGGRTFPQIFVGEHHIGGCDDMMALERAGKLDPMLAQP from the coding sequence ATGGCGAAAGTCACGATCTATACACGGGCCTTCTGTCCCTATTGCTCGCGCGCGGTCTCGCTGCTGCGGGAGAAACAGGTCGAGTTCGAAGAAATCGATGCCGGCATGAGCCCGGACAAGAAAGCGGAGATGATCCAGCGCGCCAATGGCGGCCGGACGTTCCCGCAGATCTTTGTCGGCGAGCACCATATCGGCGGCTGCGACGACATGATGGCGCTTGAACGGGCCGGCAAGCTGGACCCGATGCTGGCGCAGCCCTGA
- the mutT gene encoding 8-oxo-dGTP diphosphatase MutT: MSHRLVLVVAAALYNEKGEILLAQRPEGKQLAGLWEFPGGKVEPGETPEAALVRELQEELSITVKESELQPITFASFTYPDFHLLMPLYKCQAWSGEVHPSEGQAIAWVPPSNLSDYPAPPADIPLFEVLRGEK; this comes from the coding sequence ATGAGTCATCGTCTGGTCCTGGTGGTTGCAGCCGCGCTTTATAATGAAAAAGGCGAAATCCTCTTGGCGCAGCGCCCGGAAGGCAAGCAGCTGGCAGGCCTGTGGGAGTTTCCGGGCGGCAAGGTCGAGCCCGGCGAAACGCCGGAGGCTGCGCTCGTGCGGGAGCTCCAGGAAGAGCTCTCGATTACGGTTAAGGAATCGGAACTGCAGCCCATAACTTTTGCGAGTTTCACTTACCCCGACTTTCATCTTCTTATGCCACTCTACAAGTGTCAGGCGTGGTCAGGCGAAGTGCATCCGAGCGAAGGCCAGGCCATCGCATGGGTGCCTCCGTCAAACCTGTCAGACTACCCGGCCCCTCCGGCGGATATTCCGCTGTTCGAGGTTCTTCGGGGGGAGAAGTGA
- a CDS encoding AAA family ATPase yields MPRLVMMSGLPGSGKSTLSKLLAERTGAELLRIDVFEQDLRNQHGADFDVGTCGYQQGYRLAAHHLREGRNVIADAVNAVELARQGWRDAAAASGSEIVEIEILCSDIEEVCTRLQTRDTGIPGLAPVPLESVNTRQWEPSPALPVRIDTAGRDITDCTEELLKRSGLSC; encoded by the coding sequence ATGCCCCGGCTGGTCATGATGTCAGGCCTGCCGGGTTCCGGGAAATCGACGCTGAGCAAACTTCTCGCCGAACGGACGGGCGCGGAGCTTTTGCGCATCGACGTCTTCGAACAGGATTTGCGCAATCAGCATGGAGCTGACTTCGATGTCGGCACATGTGGCTACCAACAAGGCTATCGGTTGGCTGCCCACCATCTGCGCGAAGGCCGGAACGTAATCGCCGATGCCGTCAATGCTGTCGAACTGGCCCGTCAGGGTTGGCGCGATGCCGCGGCAGCATCGGGCAGTGAAATTGTCGAAATCGAAATCCTCTGCTCGGACATTGAGGAAGTCTGTACCCGGCTTCAAACGCGCGACACCGGTATTCCAGGTCTGGCGCCGGTGCCCCTGGAAAGCGTCAATACCCGGCAATGGGAGCCGAGCCCCGCACTGCCGGTCCGGATTGATACAGCCGGGCGGGATATCACTGACTGCACTGAGGAATTGCTCAAACGCTCAGGTCTCTCTTGCTGA
- the secA gene encoding preprotein translocase subunit SecA → MFSVARKIFGSANDRKLKPLRARVNRINALEPMMEALSDSALKGKTAEFRKRLADGATLDSLLEEAFAVTREASRRALGMRHFDVQLMGGMILHSGAIAEMRTGEGKTLVATLAAYLNALEGKGVHVVTVNDYLAKRDAEWMGQIYGFLGMTTGIIVHGVTDEERKAAYAADITYGTNNEFGFDYLRDNMKYSLDQMAQRGHHFAIVDEVDSILIDEARTPLIISGPTDDRSDLYIKIDAMIPRLEEDDYELDEKQRSVTYAEGGMEKIEAWLEEEGLLEGSLWEPHNISLVHHANQALRAHKLYARDKDYIVKGAEVMLIDEFTGRMMEGRRLSEGLHQAIEAKERVDIKPENQTLASITFQNYFRLYNKLAGMTGTALTEADEFADIYKLEVIDLPTNKPIQRIDEDDVVYRTAKAKYAEIVKEVRECHAKGQPILLGTASIEKSEVLDNLLTAAKIPHKVLNARHHEQEAMIVANAGVPGAVTVATNMAGRGTDIQLGGNYEMRLEQEKEKKEAELGRELTEGETSLLSSQIKADIEVKKKRALDAGGLYVLGTERHESRRIDNQLRGRTGRQGDPGKSKFYISIEDDLMRIFAAERMDAVMRRLGIKEDEGITHPWMNKAMETSQRKIEQRNFEIRKNVLKYDDVINDQRKAIFEQRMEFMRADDVSDVILEMREHVIDALVARTMPEKAYAEQWDVQGLREAMRNEFAIDLPVDEWAAEEGVANKEIAQRIRDAVEKVYEAITAAVGAEQMHRIEKQILLQVLDMRWREHLQMIDQLRSVIHLRSYGQRDPLNEFKSEAFNLFHNLLEELRATVTRSLMHIRVQQAPPEQAQQRPAPAQMPQRPAPAQMPAPQPPQVPAHETHLDPDTGINEMDPDDKSQPPGPELQQAEDDWSNTPRNSPCPCGSGKKYKHCHGALSTQRA, encoded by the coding sequence ATGTTTTCCGTCGCCCGCAAGATTTTCGGTTCCGCTAATGACCGCAAGCTGAAACCCCTGCGCGCCCGCGTCAACCGCATCAACGCCCTCGAGCCCATGATGGAAGCGCTTTCCGACAGCGCACTCAAAGGCAAGACCGCAGAATTCCGCAAACGCCTGGCCGATGGCGCCACGCTCGACTCCCTGCTCGAAGAGGCCTTCGCCGTCACCCGCGAGGCCTCCCGCCGCGCGCTCGGCATGCGCCATTTCGACGTCCAGCTGATGGGCGGCATGATCCTGCATTCCGGCGCGATCGCCGAAATGCGCACCGGTGAGGGCAAGACGCTGGTCGCCACGCTCGCCGCCTATCTCAACGCCCTTGAGGGCAAGGGCGTGCATGTCGTGACAGTGAACGACTACCTCGCCAAGCGTGACGCCGAATGGATGGGCCAGATCTATGGCTTCCTCGGCATGACGACCGGCATCATTGTGCACGGCGTCACCGATGAGGAACGCAAGGCCGCCTACGCTGCCGACATTACCTACGGCACGAACAACGAGTTCGGCTTCGATTACCTGCGCGACAACATGAAATACTCGCTGGACCAGATGGCCCAGCGCGGACACCACTTCGCAATTGTCGACGAGGTGGACTCCATCCTGATCGACGAAGCGCGGACGCCGCTGATCATTTCCGGCCCGACCGACGACCGCTCCGACCTCTATATCAAGATCGACGCGATGATCCCGCGTCTTGAAGAAGACGATTACGAACTCGACGAGAAACAGCGCTCGGTCACCTATGCCGAAGGCGGCATGGAAAAGATCGAAGCCTGGCTCGAAGAAGAAGGCCTGCTGGAAGGCTCGCTCTGGGAGCCGCACAATATCTCCCTGGTTCACCACGCAAACCAGGCCCTGCGCGCCCACAAGCTCTACGCCCGAGACAAGGACTATATCGTCAAGGGCGCCGAGGTGATGCTGATCGACGAGTTCACCGGCCGGATGATGGAAGGCCGCCGCCTGTCTGAAGGCCTGCACCAGGCTATCGAGGCCAAGGAACGCGTCGACATCAAGCCTGAGAACCAGACGCTCGCCTCGATCACGTTCCAGAACTATTTCCGCCTCTACAACAAGCTGGCCGGCATGACCGGTACGGCCCTGACCGAGGCCGACGAATTCGCCGACATCTATAAGCTGGAAGTCATCGACCTGCCGACCAACAAGCCGATCCAGCGGATCGACGAGGATGATGTCGTCTACCGGACGGCCAAGGCGAAGTATGCCGAGATCGTCAAGGAAGTGCGCGAGTGCCACGCCAAGGGCCAGCCGATCCTGCTCGGCACGGCTTCGATCGAAAAATCGGAAGTCCTCGACAATCTGCTGACTGCCGCGAAGATCCCCCACAAGGTTCTGAATGCGCGCCACCACGAGCAGGAAGCCATGATCGTGGCCAATGCCGGGGTTCCTGGCGCTGTGACGGTCGCCACCAACATGGCCGGCCGCGGCACCGACATCCAGCTCGGCGGCAATTACGAGATGCGCCTGGAGCAGGAGAAGGAAAAGAAAGAGGCCGAACTTGGCCGCGAGCTGACCGAGGGTGAAACCTCCCTGCTCTCCTCCCAGATCAAGGCCGACATCGAGGTCAAGAAAAAGCGCGCGCTGGACGCCGGCGGCCTTTATGTTCTCGGTACGGAGCGCCACGAAAGCCGCCGCATCGACAACCAGCTGCGCGGCCGGACGGGCCGTCAGGGCGACCCCGGCAAATCGAAATTCTACATCTCCATTGAAGATGACCTGATGCGCATCTTCGCAGCCGAGCGCATGGACGCCGTGATGCGCCGCCTCGGCATCAAGGAAGACGAGGGCATCACCCATCCCTGGATGAACAAGGCGATGGAAACCTCGCAGCGCAAGATCGAACAGCGCAATTTCGAGATCCGCAAGAACGTCCTCAAATATGACGACGTGATCAACGACCAGCGCAAAGCTATCTTCGAACAGCGCATGGAATTCATGCGGGCCGATGACGTGTCCGACGTGATCCTCGAAATGCGCGAACATGTGATCGACGCACTCGTCGCCCGCACCATGCCGGAAAAGGCGTATGCGGAGCAGTGGGACGTTCAGGGCCTGCGCGAAGCCATGCGCAACGAGTTCGCAATCGACCTGCCGGTCGATGAATGGGCCGCCGAGGAAGGCGTTGCCAATAAGGAAATCGCCCAGCGCATCCGCGATGCGGTGGAGAAGGTCTACGAAGCGATCACCGCGGCCGTCGGCGCCGAACAGATGCACCGGATCGAGAAGCAGATCCTGCTCCAGGTCCTCGACATGCGCTGGCGCGAACACCTGCAGATGATCGACCAGTTGCGGTCGGTGATCCATCTGCGTTCCTACGGCCAGCGCGACCCGCTGAACGAGTTCAAGTCCGAAGCCTTCAACCTGTTCCACAACCTGCTGGAAGAACTGCGCGCGACGGTGACCCGTTCGCTGATGCACATCCGTGTACAGCAGGCGCCGCCGGAACAGGCACAGCAGCGCCCTGCCCCGGCCCAGATGCCGCAAAGACCTGCGCCCGCGCAGATGCCGGCACCGCAGCCACCACAGGTACCGGCGCACGAAACGCACCTCGACCCCGATACCGGCATCAACGAGATGGACCCGGACGACAAATCCCAACCGCCCGGCCCGGAACTGCAGCAGGCCGAAGACGATTGGTCCAACACGCCGCGCAACTCGCCGTGCCCGTGCGGCTCCGGCAAGAAATACAAACACTGCCACGGCGCCCTGAGCACCCAGCGGGCGTAA
- a CDS encoding ComF family protein, translating to MARDMEQRHSRSKAFLRNAADFLWPPRSLVSRERGLGKGPLAPHEFSQIHFLSGAVCNRCGAPLGPELDEGATCAVCIARPPRWDRARAAFVYDPASRRLVLDLKRSGRRDGLGTFAGWMAQAGRTLLDEADVIVPVPLHYGRLTSRGFNQSAWLGGALSRRTGVPMVVDALKRTRRTPTQGGLSARARRRNVAGAFALRPGRDGHIQGKRVLLVDDVLTTGATLGACTRALRRAGARQVDVLVLARVVRETDITI from the coding sequence ATGGCACGCGATATGGAGCAGCGGCACAGCCGTTCAAAGGCCTTTCTGCGGAATGCCGCGGATTTCCTGTGGCCGCCGCGGTCGCTGGTCAGCCGGGAACGCGGGCTCGGCAAGGGGCCGCTGGCGCCGCATGAGTTCAGCCAGATCCACTTCCTGAGCGGCGCGGTCTGCAACCGGTGCGGTGCGCCGCTGGGCCCGGAACTGGACGAAGGCGCGACCTGCGCGGTCTGCATCGCCCGTCCGCCGCGCTGGGACCGGGCCCGGGCGGCCTTCGTGTACGATCCGGCATCCCGGCGCCTGGTGCTGGACCTGAAACGCTCCGGCCGGCGCGACGGGCTGGGCACGTTTGCCGGCTGGATGGCGCAGGCCGGGCGGACCCTGCTGGATGAAGCAGACGTGATCGTGCCGGTGCCCCTGCATTATGGCCGGCTGACGAGCCGCGGGTTCAATCAGTCGGCGTGGCTGGGCGGGGCGCTGTCGCGGCGGACAGGGGTGCCCATGGTCGTGGACGCCCTGAAACGGACCCGCCGTACGCCGACCCAGGGCGGGCTTTCGGCCCGGGCGCGGCGGCGCAATGTGGCCGGCGCCTTTGCGCTGCGCCCCGGCCGTGACGGGCATATTCAGGGTAAACGTGTCCTGTTGGTGGATGATGTGCTGACCACGGGCGCGACCCTTGGGGCGTGCACGCGTGCCCTGAGGCGGGCAGGGGCCCGGCAAGTGGACGTTCTGGTGCTGGCGCGCGTTGTACGGGAAACCGACATCACCATATAA
- a CDS encoding DUF1178 family protein, which translates to MIRYALHCKACDEDFEAWFASSSAYETLKEKRQVRCTACNSSRVDKQIMAPAVSSTAKKGAPADPEKMFAAFAEKARQHVAENFDYVGSDFAEEARSMYYGEQDHRPIWGKTTEEEREALKEEGVPAAPLPEPFTPPIPKAKGQLN; encoded by the coding sequence GTGATCCGCTACGCCCTCCATTGCAAGGCCTGTGACGAGGATTTCGAAGCCTGGTTCGCTTCCTCCTCGGCCTATGAGACTTTGAAGGAAAAGCGCCAGGTGCGCTGCACGGCGTGCAACTCCTCCCGCGTGGACAAGCAGATCATGGCCCCGGCCGTGTCTTCGACCGCGAAGAAGGGGGCACCCGCCGACCCGGAAAAGATGTTTGCCGCCTTCGCGGAAAAAGCCCGCCAGCATGTGGCGGAGAATTTCGACTATGTCGGCAGCGATTTCGCCGAAGAGGCCCGCTCCATGTATTATGGCGAGCAGGACCATCGCCCGATCTGGGGCAAGACGACCGAGGAAGAACGCGAGGCGCTGAAGGAAGAGGGCGTGCCTGCCGCGCCGCTGCCGGAGCCGTTCACTCCGCCTATTCCCAAGGCAAAGGGCCAGCTGAACTGA
- the argJ gene encoding bifunctional glutamate N-acetyltransferase/amino-acid acetyltransferase ArgJ, whose amino-acid sequence MNLTPSPFATPFPKLPDVKGVRAATGSRGFYAKRGVTRDDVFLFAFDEGTTCAGVYTISRTASADVLWCRQALQTGGGKARALVANSGNSNAFTGPKGQEKNEATLKAMTETLGVAKEHCYLAATGVIGEPLADPNYVGAFVPDLAAKLGPPDWEAATRAFMTTDTFAKGAGMSMDIDGHDVNFAGIVKGSGMIAPNMATMLAYVFTDAAIAHDVLQELLEEITNETFNAITVDGDTSTSDTLMVFATGQSGMDPITSKDDPRLDSVAMALHSVCLELAQLVVKDGEGAQKFVTIQVDGAASPMSAKIIACEIANSPLIKTAMAAGDANWGRIVMAVGKSLEPIDATRLAIWFDEVQVAKDGARKPDYSEEAASAVFAQPEFTIRVDVAAGDHSATVWTCDLTHGYVDINGAYRT is encoded by the coding sequence TTGAATCTCACCCCATCGCCATTTGCGACGCCTTTTCCGAAACTGCCTGACGTGAAAGGCGTGCGCGCTGCTACGGGCTCGCGCGGCTTTTACGCAAAGCGCGGTGTGACGCGTGACGATGTTTTCCTGTTCGCCTTTGACGAGGGTACGACCTGCGCCGGGGTCTATACGATCTCGCGGACCGCTTCGGCCGATGTTCTCTGGTGCCGGCAGGCGCTGCAGACCGGGGGCGGTAAGGCCCGCGCACTGGTTGCCAATTCCGGCAATTCCAATGCCTTCACCGGCCCGAAAGGGCAGGAGAAGAATGAGGCCACGCTGAAGGCCATGACCGAAACGCTGGGCGTCGCGAAGGAGCATTGCTACCTGGCCGCCACCGGCGTTATCGGCGAGCCGCTGGCCGATCCGAACTATGTCGGCGCGTTCGTGCCGGACCTGGCCGCGAAGCTCGGCCCACCGGACTGGGAAGCGGCGACCCGCGCCTTCATGACGACCGACACGTTTGCCAAGGGCGCCGGCATGTCGATGGACATTGACGGGCATGACGTGAACTTCGCCGGCATCGTCAAAGGCTCCGGCATGATCGCGCCGAACATGGCGACCATGCTGGCCTATGTCTTTACCGACGCGGCGATCGCGCATGATGTGCTTCAGGAATTGCTCGAAGAGATCACCAACGAGACGTTCAACGCCATCACGGTGGACGGCGACACGTCGACGTCCGACACGCTGATGGTGTTCGCGACCGGTCAATCCGGCATGGACCCGATCACCTCGAAGGATGACCCGCGTCTCGATTCTGTGGCGATGGCGCTGCACTCGGTCTGTCTCGAACTTGCCCAGCTGGTGGTGAAGGACGGGGAAGGGGCGCAGAAATTCGTCACCATCCAGGTCGATGGCGCGGCCTCGCCGATGTCTGCGAAGATCATCGCCTGCGAGATCGCCAATTCGCCGCTCATCAAGACCGCCATGGCGGCCGGGGATGCGAACTGGGGCCGGATCGTCATGGCGGTCGGCAAGTCGCTGGAGCCGATTGATGCCACCCGGCTCGCGATCTGGTTCGACGAGGTCCAGGTCGCCAAGGATGGCGCACGCAAGCCGGACTATAGCGAAGAGGCGGCGAGCGCCGTATTCGCCCAGCCGGAATTCACGATCCGCGTGGATGTTGCCGCAGGCGATCATTCGGCCACCGTCTGGACCTGCGATCTGACACACGGCTATGTCGACATCAACGGCGCCTACCGGACATGA
- a CDS encoding Flp family type IVb pilin yields MRAAREEFIQFLSKEDGATAVEYALIAGIICLAIVGGLAAVGTSTGSSLNKAADGFGL; encoded by the coding sequence ATGAGAGCCGCACGCGAAGAGTTCATCCAATTCCTCTCAAAAGAGGATGGGGCAACGGCCGTCGAGTACGCGCTGATTGCAGGCATCATCTGTCTTGCCATTGTTGGTGGCCTGGCAGCTGTCGGAACATCCACCGGAAGCTCGCTCAACAAGGCGGCTGACGGCTTCGGTCTCTGA
- a CDS encoding methyltransferase domain-containing protein, which translates to MTPAAPPRLFDRARVARNRDRAAPCYDDYAFLKERVSRDIADRVQDTPRQFERALDLGCHDGRLARILKETGRVKDIDAGDLSPAMVAAAQAAGTEAGVLDEETPALPEDRYDLVVSALSLHWVNDLPGTLVRLRQGLKPDGLFLGALFGAGTLAELRDCLMEAETELRGGVSPRLSPLPGLKDMADLMQRAGFALPVADRDTVVVRYRDPARLLADLKGMGEQNALAPGMIRPLPRAVLDRALSLYRERHADPDGRVRASFEIVHVSGWAPAPGQPQPLRPGSARASLADAVRRQGKRSE; encoded by the coding sequence ATGACGCCCGCTGCTCCCCCGCGCCTGTTCGACCGTGCCCGTGTTGCGCGCAACCGCGACCGGGCGGCCCCCTGCTATGACGATTATGCGTTCCTGAAAGAGCGTGTGTCGAGAGACATCGCAGACCGCGTGCAGGACACGCCGCGCCAGTTTGAGCGCGCACTGGACCTCGGCTGCCATGACGGGCGCCTCGCCCGCATCCTGAAAGAGACCGGCCGCGTGAAGGATATCGATGCCGGGGACCTGTCACCAGCGATGGTTGCGGCTGCGCAGGCTGCGGGCACTGAGGCAGGTGTTCTGGATGAGGAAACGCCAGCCCTTCCGGAAGACCGTTATGACCTCGTCGTCTCGGCGCTCTCGCTTCACTGGGTGAACGACCTGCCCGGCACGCTGGTGCGGCTGCGTCAGGGCCTGAAACCGGACGGCCTGTTTCTCGGCGCCCTGTTCGGAGCCGGCACGCTCGCCGAACTGCGCGACTGTCTCATGGAAGCGGAAACCGAACTTCGCGGCGGCGTTTCCCCGCGTCTTTCGCCCCTACCGGGCCTGAAGGACATGGCCGACCTGATGCAACGGGCCGGGTTCGCCCTGCCCGTCGCCGACCGGGACACGGTGGTCGTACGTTACCGCGACCCGGCGCGCCTGCTGGCAGACCTGAAAGGCATGGGGGAACAGAATGCGCTGGCGCCGGGCATGATCCGGCCGCTGCCGCGCGCCGTGCTGGACCGCGCGCTTAGCCTGTACCGGGAACGCCATGCCGATCCGGACGGGCGCGTCCGGGCGAGTTTCGAAATTGTCCACGTATCGGGCTGGGCACCGGCGCCTGGCCAGCCACAGCCTCTGCGCCCCGGGTCAGCCCGGGCCAGCCTCGCCGACGCCGTGCGCCGTCAGGGCAAACGCAGCGAATAA
- a CDS encoding ATP-binding cassette domain-containing protein, translating into MAQSPLVLTNVTKRFGGFTAVRELSLDVPEGGIIGFLGPNGAGKSTSLRVSLGVIPPDEGEVRLFGAAPNILSLRQVGFLPEERGLYKKMTARETIAYFARLKGLSAGAAKARADELMESTGLGEFRNARVSKLSKGMAQKVQILSTLAHKPDFLILDEPFSGLDPVNQQVLEDLIREEHARGATILFSTHVMEHAERLCDRIVMMARGRKVFDGTLPEAFATLDKGASLEVEQGFDLAAALAAKGFEAHRTADRGHGDAWRIALPKGAGPQDALRAAIEAGAPITGFAPDEARLRDVFVSLVGEAEAAALDDPPAEREEGVPAQ; encoded by the coding sequence ATGGCCCAGTCCCCCCTCGTCCTGACGAATGTGACCAAGCGGTTTGGCGGCTTCACGGCCGTCCGGGAGCTGTCGCTGGACGTGCCGGAGGGGGGCATCATTGGCTTCCTGGGGCCGAACGGGGCCGGCAAATCGACCAGTTTGCGCGTGTCTCTGGGCGTGATCCCGCCGGATGAGGGCGAGGTGCGCCTGTTCGGGGCGGCGCCGAATATCCTGTCGCTGCGCCAGGTTGGTTTCCTGCCGGAAGAGCGCGGCCTCTACAAGAAGATGACCGCCCGGGAGACGATTGCCTATTTCGCCCGCCTGAAAGGCCTCAGCGCCGGGGCGGCAAAGGCCCGCGCGGATGAGTTGATGGAATCGACCGGGCTGGGAGAGTTCCGCAATGCCCGCGTGTCCAAACTTTCCAAAGGCATGGCGCAGAAGGTCCAGATCCTGTCGACCCTGGCCCACAAGCCGGATTTCCTGATCCTCGACGAGCCCTTCTCCGGGCTCGACCCGGTCAACCAGCAGGTTCTGGAGGACCTGATCCGCGAAGAACATGCCCGCGGCGCCACGATCCTGTTCTCGACCCATGTCATGGAACATGCCGAACGCCTGTGCGACCGGATCGTGATGATGGCGCGCGGACGCAAGGTCTTCGACGGCACGCTGCCGGAAGCCTTCGCGACGCTGGACAAGGGCGCGAGCCTGGAAGTCGAGCAGGGCTTTGACCTTGCCGCCGCGCTTGCCGCGAAAGGCTTCGAGGCCCACCGCACCGCCGACCGGGGCCATGGCGATGCCTGGCGCATCGCGCTGCCGAAGGGCGCCGGTCCTCAGGATGCGCTGCGGGCCGCGATTGAGGCCGGCGCACCGATTACCGGTTTTGCGCCGGATGAAGCGCGCCTGCGCGATGTGTTCGTGTCGCTGGTCGGTGAGGCAGAGGCCGCCGCGCTCGATGATCCGCCTGCGGAGAGGGAAGAGGGGGTGCCCGCCCAATGA